A single window of Liolophura sinensis isolate JHLJ2023 chromosome 6, CUHK_Ljap_v2, whole genome shotgun sequence DNA harbors:
- the LOC135468957 gene encoding elevenin-like: MSKIADVAVAFALVILLSSYTGARRRRVDCTKFVFAPVCRGIAAKRGDTHLQISHTLGNPQRRLRLPFSSQEYNFDSPSLKEPMSLSKILMILSKIDTEKDLGRGRVQLHSSREQDRIAEPDARDKLLLSDDRWLQN, from the exons ATGTCGAAGATAGCCGATGTCGCAGTTGCCTTTGCTCTCGTCATTTTGTTGTCGTCATACACAGGGGCCAGGAGACGGCGAGTTGACTGCAC GAAATTTGTATTCGCCCCAGTATGCAGAGGAATAGCTGCAAAGAGGGGAGATACGCATTTACAAATCAGCCACACTTTAGGAAATCCACAACGGAGACTTAG GTTACCATTTTCCAGTCAGGAATACAACTTCGATTCCCCTTCATTAAAAGAACCGATGTCGTTGTCAAAGATATTGATGATTCTTTCGAAGATCGACACAGAAAAGGACCTGGGCAGAGGGCGAGTCCAATTGCATTCTTCGAGAGAGCAAGATCGGATTGCTGAA CCAGATGCCAGAGATAAACTGCTCCTGTCTGATGACCGATGGCTGCAAAACTAA